ATATTAATCAAAATCACAGTGAGATATTTATTCCAGGACATGtaatagttttattaatattataatataatattatttcgTCACATTTTTTGTCCTTCTAGGAGTGGAAAGGTGCAAAAAGAATCCGATTTTGCAGCAAGCGTCGACTCTGGTTGGTTGTCGTGGGGTGTTGGACTTTTGTTGGTTCGACCTCTGAAATGGACTTTATCTACTCTGCTGGGCAGTGGGAGAGTTCCTCTGGAGGAGTCGTTTGTTGTGATAGAACTGGTGAAAGTAAGTGTCTCTCTAGTCAATACCAGTTTAAGCTAAATGGCACCACACAACCATAGAAAAACTTCCTCCTGGTTTAGAAACATTGTATCTGGTCCTGTTTACGGGAAAGCTGCACGTGTCAAAtcattcagaaagtgaaacgTATATGGCTCACGGGTTTTTAGTGAATGAAGGCTGTTTCTCTCTTGCAGGAAAAGGCCGCAGCGCTTTTGGCGGCATATCGGAGTTCTCCACTGGCAGAACGCTCTTTGGTGTCTTTCCAAGAGCTGCGTGCTCTCTCATCTCACATCTGTCCTGATGAAAGCGCGCTCtgcatggctctgctacagctaCAAAGAGAGAAACAAGTCACCGTCTCACTCCATGAAGGTGAAAAGGTGGGTTTGCATTCAACCACAGaagctttaaaaatgtttggatGTTATTATCTTCTGAGAGAAAACAATACGTTTAAAAGAAAGTTTGCATATTTAATCTCAGATATTCttcaaagtcatacaggattaaCATCAAGATGAGTACGGTATATAATGACTATTCCTTTACAGTTTCAATCTGAAACAAAAATCAATAATGGAGCAAACACATAAataatcagtggtggtcttacTCTGATTCACAGCAGTAAGATTATTCCAACGATTTATAATTTTGAGTCATTTGATCATGTGACGATAAGAATgaaaagtaacctgcaattttatgtttcgaACAaagtttatactgtatgtgtaggtCTGATGTTTACTAGCTGATGCACAGGTGATACGATCGAGAAAGTACATTAACCGTAGTCACTTTCCATTGCTCATTTCTGATCAACTTTCTCACGTTGCCTTGATGTGTAGCTGGTGAAATTCAGTCATGCAGGGCAGGGCCGCATATCTCCTGTCAGTGAGGTGGACCTGGGCATCTATCAACTCCAGCGCAGTGAGAAACTTCTGGAGGAGAGGGTGGAGGCGTTGGGACAAGAAGTGGAAAAGTAAGCCAGTTTATCCAAATTGTATTGATGTTATTTTCCAGACACCTGAAAGGTGCCCAACATTTTGCCTGACAGCACCTTACAGTCCTGTAATAGACATTATTTTGTGAAGATATCACTTTTGTGACAAACTGTAGTATAGTCATTACAATGTTGCTGCAGAGAAATGATACGCGTTGTTTGATGTGTGCAGGTGTAAACAGCAAGCAAAGACTCTGCTTAAAGAGGGGAAGAAATCACAGGTATAAGCTTACtttatctatttaaaaaaaaaattggaaaCAAATGATCATCCATCCACCCTTTGCCTGCTGCAGGCCCTGAGGTGTTTACGTGGCGGCAAACGGGTGGAGAAAAAAGCTGATCGTCTTTTCGCTCAGCTTGAGACCGTGAAGGGGATCCTGGAGAGGATAGCAAACTCCCAAACTGACCGTCTGGTAAGAACCAAAAGCACAGAGATACACAGACAGTCTGGTGTGAATGACAACACATGTTGTCACCCACACTTTGTCAAGCTACATTTCAGTGTTATCATTCACtcaaaatatattgtgtattcaCTCTAATGTTTACCTAATCTAGTGTTTTTATATGTTGAAATAGGTGATGCAGGCCTACCAGGCAGGTGTGGCGGCTTTGAGGATTTCATTGAAGGGTGTGACTGTGGAGCGAGCGGAGAACCTGGTTGATCAGATACAGGAGGTGCGATTAGAAACTTACATTGTAGCAACGCTTTGTCTGTGCTATAGTAGTTAAAGTCTAGTTTGGATTTGGAATAAAGCTCTTTTTGTCCACTTTTGTACAGTTGTGTGATACTCAGGATGAAGTGAACCAGACTCTTGCCAGTGGGACACTGGACTCTGGTAACTTTGTTTCAGTTTGTTTCATTTGCTGTTCATTGCGGTGCTGTCGTTATTCACAAGCAGAGCTGACATGAGTATGAACGATACGATTGCCTTAAAAATAGCGTTAAACCGAAGAAGCGCGTGTCTTATATAAAAAAACCCACTACATTATTCTATAAATAATGAGAGTTGTCCGTTTCAATCTTACTGTTATTTAATGGATTATGCTTCACATTTTTTCATAGGTGCTGACTCAGATGAGTTGGAGGAGGAGCTGAAGTCATTATTGGAGAAAACCATCCCATATAGCAATGATGTACTGCCGGAAGTCCCTACACACCCTGTTTTTCCTGCAAAAATGACAGCTATGTCAGTTGATGATTTTGTTCAGTCTCTGCCCCATGTGCCTAATGCCAGCCTGGGCATCACAGATGAGGAGTTGGACAGAGAACTGAGTCGGCTTTCAGTGTCTGACACAGGTTTATGACATTTTTTAGCACTGGAATCTGTTATTATTCCAAGTATTTTGGCCAAGAATCCCCAACATAcacagtatattaaatataaattatgtcTGCggaatacattacatttacatttgcatttacataaACGCACTGAAATGTATTTGATTTAAGtgcatttattgatgtttttctttcttttcctcaGCTGTGCAGATGGGGAATGTTTCATCTCACAGAAGACTTGAGCCGGCACAGTAAACAAGTTTTAGCACAGAGAACCTCAAAAATGGGTTAATCAACTGAGAAAGCCATCAAATACAGGACAGTATATAATACATGTGTGTCCTTTCATTGTAATAAGCCCTTATTCATATTTGTAACAGcatgtttatttctatttttagagAATGTTTTAAAAGTGGCCTTTGAGTTTGTAAGGTCTGTAATGTATTATTCTAATAAAAACTACAAATTATGATGCCAAATAAAGTACTTTCattgtgtattgttttaatgcaATCCTTCTTAGTATACAGGTATATGGATGCCATCAAAGGGATGGTccagtgaaaaataaaaaaaatctttcagatattttgaagaacgttggtaaccaaacaacattgggtccgattgactttcattttatagttgacacaaaaccactgaaacattaaaaataataatagtttcaggttttgaaccacatgaggttgaataaataacagaatttttattttgggggttAATATCAATTTGTACATCAATGTTTTTGTAGCCGTGTTTTTAACCGACTAATTACGTTTTTAGTGTTTTCGAAGAAtatgattttaatttattttagtaCAATCTTTGAGTAAATCCAAATCACGTCAGACCGGTCGTCtggttttgactagaagggatacagctacctccactgggcatgcacACTTCAAAACATACTTTTTGTCACGATGAAAacagttaattactttttttaattgtaaggtgttttgtaattgtaattgtaagggttggggtaggtgtaggcattagctaatgtaatttatggcgagattttgcatcacttccggACGTAGGTGTACGCCTTTCCCTTCTAGCCCTACGCTCGGGCGCAAGTTTCCGGCATCGACAAACATACGCATGCGCAGTGACCCTTCACTGAATTGAGCTGTTGATCGGTAGAAACCAGCAGCTTTCCTCGTGCAAAATATGAGCTACTGGTCCTTTTGGGGGGGTTGAACTGTCATATTTATGTGTTTTCTGCGAGGAGTTTCATTATTGGATCGCCGGACTCTGAAATCGCTGGAAATGGCTGTATCGCAGACGCATTCTTCTCAGATTTAGCTAAACGGTGAGAACATATGCCTGCTTTTTTACTGATATGTGTCCGATATAATATATCGGTAACCCATCTAACAACGTCTTGTCAAGCCACTCTGTCTGTCCCCAACCTTACGAGCCTGCTATTGCGTATCAAAAGGGACTCGTTAATTCGTTGTAAAAATTAAGATAAATTCTCGGCCTGGGAAGAACGCAGCTGTTAGCGCTGCACAGACCGACCGGTTTATGAAATCAAATTACCGCGAGAGCTGTGCTTTGGactcgctctcgcggtactttaaaaGTCACATGCCGATCTGtgtgcgcagcgccgcatgtaGCCGAAGACACCTTATAACGGTGGCTGCATTTTAAGCGCTAGTCAACAGTCTATGTAGGCAGCGCACTAGATATTAAGATAACCTCTAACcatgatgttttttattataccACCAATACAGACAAGCGCACGCCTGTGTGTTAAAAAGTGAGCTTTTCacgctgtgctgtgctgtgctgtgctgatACGGTCCTCTTACTTCCTGATGTCAACATGCCACGTCTGCTTAGCGCACCTGCACACGCGTgagagctcctcaaggatgctGTTTGACGTCATGGAGGAATACATGTGTGCACAGCTGCCTGTAAAGACTTGAGTTCGTCCACTTCACCTGTTCATCAACTCCCGCAATGGGAAGGCAAGTATATAACCAAAGGGAATTGAACTTAAATCCAACTTTAGCAAAATTCCTAAAGTTTCCTTAACCTACAATTGCTGAATTTGCATGAATCAACAACGATCAGCTTTAGTAATACACATTCCTGGTGTTATTGTAtatgttacatttatttcatttacatttagacatGTATTAcgtgcttttatccaaagtggcttacagagtgaggaaaacaataaattaaattacttCTTCTACCTCTGAAGTGACTTTAGATTGATGTTGTCTAGATAGTGTGCTCGCTAGGGTTGTCTGTACACAGCAAAGGTGTCAAAGCTGCATGTAGGTTGTACACTTTAATACTGCTGCATAGACATTAAGGCGCATGGGTTGTTTAGCCACATGGGTTGTTATTTTCTTCTGTGATTGTTTATAAAGGTTATGATTAAGTCGTCTTTGGCCTAAACCCATCTAACTTCAGATCTGCTCTGTTCGCTTTTGTAATACAGGATTAGCATCTCCTGCCTGTTTCCAGCATCATGGCACTTCAGCCTGTCACCAGTGATGCTGCCCCGCTTTCTGTTGCCTTCCTTCAGGCagtttctggtgctgggtctgTTGGCTGGGGTGATGGGGCTTCTGTACATGCTCCTGGTTCCAGGGACTGGCCAGTACAGCTGGTTAAGAGAGGAAAAGCACTACCACACgtaaaacacagattttttCTGGTTTACATTTCATTCCCTTTTATTTCCCTCACATCACTTTACATCCAATAATTGGGACTAATGTTTTGTTCACTAGACATTTGGGTCGAGTACCGGATATGGAAGCCACAGACACCAATAATCCCAATCTGAACTATGGGCTGGTGGTGGATTGCGGCAGCAGTGGTTCTCGCGTGTTCGTGTACACATGGCCCAGACACAACGGCAACCTGCACGAGCTGCTGGACATCAAGCAGATGAGAGATATGGACAGGAAGCCTGTAGTGATGAAGATCAAACCAGGTTAGTATGTGTTCACTTGTTCTTGTGTGTTATACATGAAGATGTGCTGTAGTGGTTAAAGCTGAAGTCTGGCAACCAGAAGGTTGATTATTATAGTCTATTTTGTCAGGTTCCGGCAATTTTTGTGTCGTATGAATAAGATCCACGCAAAGGCTTCTTTGATTCCTAAACTAGTTTATTTGTGGGCAGGCATCTCTGAATATGCATCCACACCAGACAAAGCCAGCGACTATATCAGCCCTCTTCTAAGTTTTGCTGCTCAGCACATCCCTAAGAACAAGCACCAGGAAACACCCCTGTACATCTTATGTACTGCAGGAATGAGAGTCCTTCCTGAAAGGTATCTTATTTATCACTGACATACCTGAACCCGGTGAAAAAGTAGCCACACATGCTAAAACTGCATTTGTTTGTAGCCAACAGGAGGCCCTGTTGGAGGATTTGCGGACTGACATTCCGGTGAATTTCAACTTCCTGTTCTCTGACTCCCATGTGGAGGTCATCTCAGGCAAACAGGAAGGTAAGATCAACCTCTGTGATTCACTGGGACAGTGGAGGACCATCAATTGTTTTAACTGGGGTTGATGAAGTAGAACATTCATTGGTGGTGCTTTCAAGCgcataaaaaattaaaacctCCTGATAACAAtctggcaaccacccagaaaAGACAACTTGGTCATGcaccaaatacattttcatccaaaaaagtaaaaatctagttatttatcacttcttttgtctgtttttacaGGGGTATATGCATGGATAGGGATCAACTTTGTTTTGGGGAGATTCAATCATGTTGAGGATGACGGTAAGTGTTTTTCTACTACATAAGCTATTAACAGTTTAGAGCTCATACGATCTCtgataaatgtttatgttttgtttctcaGAACACGAGGCGGTTGTAGAAGTCCAGGTTCCCAGCAGCGACCAGCAGGAGACGCTGGTGCGCAAGCGTACAGCTGGCGTGTTGGACATGGGGGGCGTCTCCACTCAAATCGCATACGAAGTGCCCAAAACTGTAAGCTTTGCTTCTCCACAGCAGGTTATTATCTATGATCATTTCCCGTATTTTTGAAAGCTAAAGTTTTGCCTTTGTCATTCTCATTCTTGTTCTCTTGGTTCTCCATTGTCCTTGGCCCAGTGCAGTATGAGGCCACGGTGAATTTGTTGAAATGATGCCTTGGACTGAGATAAGCCTGCTGCATGCTTATATAGCAGCATGGTGCTTAAGCTTTGGGAATAATACTAACCGCTTTTTAGTGCTGAATCATGTATTAAAGGGGGCATATTGTACAGCATTtagttttttgtttagttttctgCATATTCatgcatatttatataaaaaagtttGATAACAAATAACATCTTTGAAATTTGTATAAAAGTGTTGTTGACTTGGCGATAAGTAAATGTGTGTAGCATGTGAAGACAACTCAactcatctttatttatatagcaccaaTTAAAACAACAATTGTTGACCAAGGTGCTGGACAATCAAAGACATGGTGTCTAATTTTTGGATCTAAATTAATATATTccaaaaaatgcattaaaaacctGCATAGACCCCTTAACAATGATGCAGTGGATAACACATTTGGTCTCAAACTgttgtttgtgttcatgtttaataaatatacccttgcaattatttaaaaatctaaaattctTATGAAGTTAAGTATAATCAGTTTTAAATAGTGAAGTATTGTTGTCATTACAAGTTTTTGTAAGGCTGCATATCCTTAAGACTGTgcctattacatttttattaaattaaaaaccagcaaaattataaattaatagaAACTAAAGTCTCTAAAGCTTATAAAGAAAGTTCTGGTTGTCAAATGTCATTGTTTGACCTCAAGAAAACTAGAAGTTCCctgtatttctgtattttatcTCACTTTTTACTGTAGCTACAGACAACATTTTTGAATATGATTAATTGCATACACAACCTTTTAAAAGTAGTCACTTACTCActttattagtattttttttcacaCATTAGAATGACAGTAAACTCATCAGAACTATGCCGTAACCCAAATGTAACTAGAGGGAATTACGTTGAAAGATCCAAGATAATTCCTGTAATATTTTAACATCTTCATTATAGTCACCCTTTGCCTTGAATTTGTAGAAATATTCATTATATCAGCCAGCTTCTGACTGAAGTTGGGTTGGTGTGGGCtgctttttctcttttatttaagCTGTAATCCGTAACCTTTTTTGGTTTAATATACAAAAAGAAGTTTTGCAGTACTGTGACAGAAAGCTTAAGAGAATGAAAGAGGGCGGCGCAAAGGACCACGAGATGAGACTACTGGGCAGCAGTCCACTGGACCACTCGTGTtgttctttcattaaatcaaatTTTAGTTTTGTATTAGACAAAATGTATAGCTCGATTTAAACAGTCTGGGTGGACTGAGGTGTGAGTTATGTTCGGTGTATTAGTTGTATCAAACTCGTCAAAATAGCAAAGAAAATCCATATGCCCCcttcaaaacattatttaataaagtaattgAATCCGCTGCAGTGAAAAGTTTGGTTTGAGTGTAATATCAGTATATTTGTAGAATtgcttttaaatgaattttCCTCTAGTGaatgaatgtactgtaatatttcacatatttcatgtTAAATTGTTTTAGAGGAAAAGCTGTTCTAATCTTGATGAGGCCTAATCAGAAAAATGTGTTCAATGATTTTATATTAGGTTTTTATTACTAGAGAATTAGAGTTACTAATTTGCAGTAATTAATAAAAGTCTTAGTtcaattagtttagctcaaaacTTCAAACAgattaaaatatactgtatgtgataaCTGGAGATTAGTGTGGAAACACATTATTGTATAACCGAGTGATTAATCAAAATCAGTTCTGTTGGTAATCCACAACATGCCACAGATGCTACTGTAATGAtagtccttaaagggacagttcacccaaaaatgaaaattctgtcttcattagggttgggccgatagatgATGCCATCGTCCATTGCCGATATCTGATAAACTTGACGATGTTTAGCCAGAatcgtgattccaacaaatgtttcactttcgtcacttgactctcgctgctctgtgctgcgGGCTGcacattgtaaacaaatatgaacaaaaaagGGGCATAAAACCTCGcactgtacagatcagactagcctgactttataactgtgtagctcgcgctgtataaaaAGGACGCGCAGTTTGCGCAAACCAGATATGCACcaatatgtactgtacattttggCCGCTAACAATAACCGATCATGCTTGAACATTGGAAgctgataacaaatatattgaccgatatacagtatctaaatattaaaataaaatttttggAGACTGAAAATTCTTTTCCCCCCTAAatatcatgtaccaagccttcTTTCCactaattaaagattctttaacttttccACTTTTCTggcataatgtttatttaataaacaaattaaagatgttcttccagagccacatgtctaacaggtctcaagacagaaagcattcagacagcagtcagcttcaaacaatatgcttttgttcctataatttacacattcataaaaatCTACaaactacatcaacaatgttttttaaCGTTGTATAAAGAATGCCGCAGAGCTATGTCGTCATCCATcacgatgtttcactgtagccATCGTCTGATGCCAATTTGGttgacatcgcccaaccctagtcttcatttactcacccccaagttccaaacctgcatacatttcttttaacacacagaaagatatttggaagaatgttagcaattttcagttctgggacatcattcactacaATACacattattgtctttttttcttctgttgaaagatattttgaagaatttaggaaaccaaactgttctggggcaccctagactaccatttaaatttttcctaTTACGGCAGTAAATGATGTCCTAGAAGTGAAAATCGCTAActttcctccaaatatcttccttagtgatttatacaggtttgaaacaacttgagggtgagtaaattatgacagtattttcattttgggctgaactattcctttaagttctATTGAAACTAGGATAGTCCTTTCAATATCATTGTACAAATATGATGCTGCTTCTCATTTTACTAGTTtttcctctgtgtgtgtttcaaaTGCAATGCAATTGAGCCATTCTTTAAAGTTGCTATAGTTATTAAGTGTTTGTATAGAATGGCTTAAAATAATGTAGCCCTGAAAGAACCGCCGTTTAAGTCCTCAGTTGTCTTATATTTTGTTCTATGTTATGTGGCACCAGGAAGAGATAGCAAAGAATTTGCTGGCAGAGTTTAACCTGGGCTGTGATGCTCATCGTACAGAGCACATGTACCGCGTGTACGTCTCAACGTTTTTGGGGTTTGGTGGAAATGCGGCCCGACAGAGATACGAGGAAAATCTCATCAGCAACACACAAATCCAAAACAAGTAAGCTCAAACAGtacttcatttaataaatacagatttttgcataaatgtatatttatcatTGGATGATATAACGCAATATAGCAACAGCGAAAAAGTGTAAATGTATtcttaaaatgtatgattaGACTGATCACGGTCTCATCCTCACTTCTCCAGGCTCTT
Above is a genomic segment from Triplophysa rosa linkage group LG17, Trosa_1v2, whole genome shotgun sequence containing:
- the chmp7 gene encoding charged multivesicular body protein 7, which gives rise to MGLLTEKFIRQLLELQITMSVSVQKTDVWLPPDWEDDERMAFLFSAFKENRDVDCTDWDGKIDFWSPLIIEHCRRRGSVCVNLQELNESFRRKGSVPLGLSTVIHSMMRSGKVQKESDFAASVDSGWLSWGVGLLLVRPLKWTLSTLLGSGRVPLEESFVVIELVKEKAAALLAAYRSSPLAERSLVSFQELRALSSHICPDESALCMALLQLQREKQVTVSLHEGEKLVKFSHAGQGRISPVSEVDLGIYQLQRSEKLLEERVEALGQEVEKCKQQAKTLLKEGKKSQALRCLRGGKRVEKKADRLFAQLETVKGILERIANSQTDRLVMQAYQAGVAALRISLKGVTVERAENLVDQIQELCDTQDEVNQTLASGTLDSGADSDELEEELKSLLEKTIPYSNDVLPEVPTHPVFPAKMTAMSVDDFVQSLPHVPNASLGITDEELDRELSRLSVSDTAVQMGNVSSHRRLEPAQ
- the entpd4 gene encoding ectonucleoside triphosphate diphosphohydrolase 4 isoform X1; amino-acid sequence: MGRISISCLFPASWHFSLSPVMLPRFLLPSFRQFLVLGLLAGVMGLLYMLLVPGTGQYSWLREEKHYHTHLGRVPDMEATDTNNPNLNYGLVVDCGSSGSRVFVYTWPRHNGNLHELLDIKQMRDMDRKPVVMKIKPGISEYASTPDKASDYISPLLSFAAQHIPKNKHQETPLYILCTAGMRVLPESQQEALLEDLRTDIPVNFNFLFSDSHVEVISGKQEGVYAWIGINFVLGRFNHVEDDEHEAVVEVQVPSSDQQETLVRKRTAGVLDMGGVSTQIAYEVPKTVSFASPQQEEIAKNLLAEFNLGCDAHRTEHMYRVYVSTFLGFGGNAARQRYEENLISNTQIQNKLLGKHLGESADSPILDPCLPPDLQDEVGPQDQKVHLRGTGDFDRCRILLQPFLNHTNDTNTSLNGVYQPPIDFPNSQFYGFSEFYYCTEDVLRIGGSYNSTKYSNAAKSYCATQWKTLKERFKQGLYASHADLHRLKYQCFKSAWMYEVLHSGFAFPTAYENLRTALLVYDKEVQWTLGAILYRTRFLPLRDIQQESLKGSHSHWQHSFSFMNNHYLFLACFMVVVLSILLYLLRLRRIHHRSASASVQWLEEGLGSPDIPVKL
- the entpd4 gene encoding ectonucleoside triphosphate diphosphohydrolase 4 isoform X2 is translated as MGRISISCLFPASWHFSLSPVMLPRFLLPSFRQFLVLGLLAGVMGLLYMLLVPGTGQYSWLREEKHYHTHLGRVPDMEATDTNNPNLNYGLVVDCGSSGSRVFVYTWPRHNGNLHELLDIKQMRDMDRKPVVMKIKPGISEYASTPDKASDYISPLLSFAAQHIPKNKHQETPLYILCTAGMRVLPESQQEALLEDLRTDIPVNFNFLFSDSHVEVISGKQEGVYAWIGINFVLGRFNHVEDDEHEAVVEVQVPSSDQQETLVRKRTAGVLDMGGVSTQIAYEVPKTEEIAKNLLAEFNLGCDAHRTEHMYRVYVSTFLGFGGNAARQRYEENLISNTQIQNKLLGKHLGESADSPILDPCLPPDLQDEVGPQDQKVHLRGTGDFDRCRILLQPFLNHTNDTNTSLNGVYQPPIDFPNSQFYGFSEFYYCTEDVLRIGGSYNSTKYSNAAKSYCATQWKTLKERFKQGLYASHADLHRLKYQCFKSAWMYEVLHSGFAFPTAYENLRTALLVYDKEVQWTLGAILYRTRFLPLRDIQQESLKGSHSHWQHSFSFMNNHYLFLACFMVVVLSILLYLLRLRRIHHRSASASVQWLEEGLGSPDIPVKL